In a genomic window of Dyadobacter fermentans DSM 18053:
- a CDS encoding alpha-2-macroglobulin family protein, with amino-acid sequence MKLAYTFGYYLIITIIISLTMHTYGQGSLKNYDSEWKKVEALAGKGLAKDALAQVKEIYAQAKKDKQDAQLIKAALYMTELQAENRENNATAAIQELEKEMAGATGPARSILASLVASEYYNYYQTIRWQLYNRTATVAFEKADVATWGTEDFHQRIGALFLQSIENEAALKPTRLDPYDAIITKGNMRKLRPTLFDLLAFRALEYFSSDEREIKRPAYAFEINTASAFDPAADFVHRKFETKDSASLEHHALLLYQKLIAFHLEDKDPAALIDADLARLQYVRQKSVHPDQSELYFMAVSHVADQYQSTPAAAQAWYLKAAWLNEKADAYQPGKDSTARFERVKAAEICQRIMRENPETEGGANAFNLHKLINHKSLVFSIEAVNSDSRPFRVFVRYRNFDKLHLRVLKATEVLRKALENNEESEKWSTLAKLQSVKSWEQPLPDTRDFQQHSVEIKADGLPAGEYLLLASSDPAFHNTNAALGAAVFYVSDISYIQKESDLFVLNRENGAPLAGAKVQLWERRYDYNTRTNVKSKTALLTTDANGHCTVPALQRDNYGTQRLLEVTHENDRLFVQENVNQYYYYNEQPETEHDNVAEDIYLFTDRSLYRPGQTVYYKGIVRKGESVLRNQQEEFTAALYNANGEHVAEARHRVNAYGSFSGSFAVPGSGLTGSFHIRVRDNSRVNFQVEEYKRPRFAVEFDTLKAAYKVNEQIQVTGKASAYAGNAIDGATVKYRVVRKPRLLYTGLLKRWWAPEELMEIAHGEAATDASGRFQVSFEAIPDRRVNVKLDPLFDYTVYADVTDSNGETRSAQTNVTVSYKSYVLKTEIPSVIDVQNARSLSIRTENLAGAFVPAEASIQFTRIEPEKRLIRKRYWGHPDLFVLSKTAFVASFPHDEYDQETEMEQWEPAGSPVGKTLQLQAGSPVDITGLALPAGFYKIEITTTNAAGEKLNDVRFTELKDFEAKKPAYPQYLATTPGNAAEPGEKGNYAIGTSAEKAFVISSTNRKSAPGGFSYLTLNDEQRKFEYTPTEADRGGFAVDYVFVKHNRIHRHTEHIAVPWTNKDLTIAYETFRDKTLPGSKETWKIKISGYRKEAVAAEMLGSMYDASLDQFYPHQWVKPNVWSVLTGMRHWSDAGNFASVSAFAQYGNFSEFKSFDKRYDELIGYINKRLRRTRTQLRGAVGGRAAPLSKATTVQPAPESDVNEDRGFMSVSEPEMNKRRDVRYKAASDPNAPDVDQPTPAIRKNFNETAFFFPDLKTDSEGNITFSFTMPEALTRWKFQALAHTPELALGYTSKEIVTQKDLMVQPNAPRFLREGDRISFPVKVVNLGSTSLSGEVSLSLSDPETNASLDKLFKIEKPSSQFSIAAGQSSTAFFTLEIPKGFNKMVTWRAIAKAGNLSDGEENLLPVLPNRMLVTESMPISMKGNGTKHFTFEKLRNSSKSATLTHQSVTVEYSSNPAWYAVQALPYLMEYPYECAEQTWNRYYANSLASQVINASPRIAEVFKSWKGTDALQSSLSKNEELKSLLVQETPWVLAAKTEEAQKRNIALLFDLAKMENELNANMRKLQEMQSPNGGFCWFKGGPDDRYITQYIVIGIRHLQKINGIAPLQQPAINAILDKAIPYLDKRIEEDYNRLVKSKTNLDKYVPGASEIQYLYARSFFVVPIPAATQKAYTYYRERARLTWTSQSKFLQGMTALMCHRTKDSKTAGQILESLRQTAVRNEELGMYWKTSQRSWWWQEAPIERQALLIEAFQEIANDQATVADLKTWLLKNKQTNSWESTKATAEACYALLMNGSDWLAESPQTAVRLGGTEVSSKEQKAENGTGYFKKTIDSGITAQMGNVDVVVNGQSGTSQLPSWGAIYWQYFEDLDKITFADTPLKLSKQLFVETNTDSGPVLTPVREGGTVKVGDKIKVRIELRVDRDMEYVHMKDMRASGLEPVNVLSGYRWQGGLGYYESTRDASTNFFFNALRKGTYVFEYPLFITHEGDFSNGITTIQCMYAPEFTAHSEGVRLKALPAK; translated from the coding sequence ATGAAATTAGCGTACACCTTCGGTTACTATCTGATCATCACCATTATTATATCATTAACTATGCACACCTACGGACAGGGTTCATTGAAGAACTACGATAGCGAGTGGAAGAAAGTCGAAGCGCTCGCGGGCAAGGGGCTTGCCAAAGATGCATTGGCACAAGTGAAGGAAATATATGCGCAGGCCAAAAAGGATAAGCAGGACGCGCAGCTGATCAAAGCGGCGTTGTACATGACGGAATTGCAGGCGGAAAACCGCGAGAACAATGCCACCGCAGCCATACAGGAACTGGAAAAGGAAATGGCCGGCGCCACAGGCCCCGCACGGTCGATCCTGGCTAGCCTGGTGGCTTCCGAATATTACAACTATTACCAAACGATCAGATGGCAGCTCTACAATCGCACGGCTACTGTCGCTTTCGAAAAAGCCGATGTGGCAACCTGGGGCACGGAGGATTTTCACCAGCGAATCGGAGCATTGTTCCTCCAATCCATTGAGAATGAAGCTGCATTGAAGCCAACCAGGCTGGACCCGTACGACGCGATCATTACCAAAGGCAACATGCGCAAACTGCGCCCTACCCTGTTCGATTTGCTGGCATTCAGGGCATTGGAATATTTCTCTTCCGACGAACGTGAGATTAAAAGGCCTGCATATGCATTCGAAATCAACACGGCATCCGCGTTCGATCCCGCGGCGGATTTTGTGCACAGGAAGTTTGAAACCAAAGATTCGGCTTCTCTGGAACATCACGCGCTGCTGCTCTACCAGAAACTGATCGCATTCCACCTCGAAGATAAAGACCCCGCCGCATTGATCGACGCCGACCTGGCGCGGCTGCAATATGTGCGTCAGAAATCGGTACACCCTGATCAGAGCGAGCTGTATTTTATGGCTGTCAGCCACGTTGCGGACCAATATCAGTCAACACCGGCAGCGGCGCAGGCGTGGTACCTCAAAGCGGCCTGGCTGAATGAAAAGGCGGATGCCTACCAGCCCGGCAAAGATTCTACGGCCAGATTCGAAAGAGTGAAGGCCGCCGAGATTTGCCAGCGGATCATGCGCGAAAACCCGGAGACGGAAGGGGGCGCTAATGCATTTAACCTTCACAAATTAATCAACCACAAATCCCTTGTATTTTCAATCGAAGCGGTAAACAGCGATTCCAGGCCATTCCGCGTGTTTGTACGATACCGGAATTTCGACAAGCTGCATCTCCGCGTGCTCAAAGCGACGGAGGTATTGCGGAAAGCATTGGAAAACAACGAAGAAAGCGAAAAGTGGAGCACATTAGCCAAGCTTCAATCCGTAAAATCCTGGGAACAGCCGCTTCCCGACACCCGCGATTTCCAGCAGCATTCGGTGGAGATCAAGGCCGATGGGCTGCCTGCCGGTGAATACCTGCTCCTCGCCAGCTCCGACCCTGCTTTCCATAACACCAATGCAGCCCTCGGCGCGGCGGTCTTTTACGTTTCCGACATCAGCTATATTCAAAAAGAGAGCGATCTGTTCGTGCTGAACCGTGAAAACGGCGCGCCGCTGGCCGGTGCCAAAGTGCAACTCTGGGAAAGACGCTATGACTATAACACCCGAACCAATGTCAAAAGCAAAACCGCATTGCTGACCACCGATGCGAACGGACATTGCACGGTTCCGGCGCTCCAGAGAGATAACTACGGAACGCAGCGCCTCCTGGAAGTCACGCACGAGAACGACAGACTGTTTGTCCAGGAGAATGTAAACCAATATTACTATTACAACGAGCAGCCAGAAACCGAACACGATAACGTGGCAGAAGATATTTACCTGTTCACCGACAGGAGCCTCTACCGCCCAGGACAGACGGTTTATTACAAAGGCATTGTCCGAAAAGGCGAGAGCGTCCTCCGCAACCAGCAGGAGGAATTTACGGCCGCACTTTACAATGCGAACGGCGAGCATGTGGCCGAGGCCAGGCACCGCGTGAATGCGTATGGAAGCTTCTCCGGTTCATTTGCGGTACCGGGCAGCGGGCTTACGGGCAGTTTTCACATCCGGGTGAGGGACAATTCCCGCGTTAATTTTCAGGTGGAAGAATACAAACGTCCCCGGTTCGCAGTGGAGTTTGATACGCTGAAAGCGGCCTACAAAGTAAACGAGCAAATACAAGTAACCGGAAAAGCGAGCGCTTATGCGGGCAACGCCATTGATGGGGCAACGGTAAAATACCGCGTCGTGCGCAAGCCGAGGCTGTTATATACGGGGCTGCTCAAACGCTGGTGGGCACCCGAAGAGCTGATGGAAATTGCACATGGCGAAGCCGCCACCGATGCATCCGGCCGGTTTCAGGTCAGTTTCGAAGCAATTCCCGACCGGAGAGTGAATGTAAAACTCGACCCGCTTTTCGACTACACCGTCTACGCGGACGTGACCGATAGTAACGGAGAAACAAGAAGTGCGCAAACGAACGTGACCGTGAGCTACAAATCGTACGTGCTCAAAACCGAAATTCCGTCGGTAATAGACGTGCAGAACGCCAGGTCACTGTCGATCCGCACCGAAAACCTCGCGGGAGCATTTGTACCGGCGGAAGCGAGCATTCAGTTTACTAGGATTGAGCCGGAAAAGCGGCTGATCAGAAAGCGCTACTGGGGGCACCCCGATCTTTTTGTTTTATCCAAAACAGCATTTGTAGCCAGTTTTCCGCACGACGAATACGACCAGGAAACGGAAATGGAACAATGGGAACCGGCTGGTTCGCCGGTCGGCAAAACCTTGCAATTACAGGCCGGCAGCCCGGTGGACATCACCGGACTCGCACTTCCGGCAGGTTTTTACAAGATAGAAATCACCACCACCAATGCCGCCGGCGAGAAACTGAACGACGTCAGGTTCACCGAGTTGAAAGATTTTGAAGCAAAAAAACCTGCCTACCCGCAATACCTCGCCACAACACCCGGTAATGCCGCCGAACCAGGTGAAAAAGGAAATTATGCGATAGGGACCTCCGCCGAAAAGGCTTTCGTGATCAGCAGCACAAACCGGAAATCGGCGCCCGGCGGATTCTCCTATCTGACACTGAACGACGAGCAGCGGAAATTCGAATATACCCCTACCGAAGCGGATCGCGGCGGCTTTGCGGTCGATTATGTATTTGTAAAACATAACCGCATCCACAGGCACACCGAACACATTGCCGTGCCGTGGACGAACAAAGACCTGACAATCGCATACGAGACATTCAGGGACAAAACGCTGCCGGGAAGCAAGGAAACGTGGAAAATAAAAATCAGCGGCTACCGGAAAGAGGCCGTGGCTGCGGAAATGCTCGGAAGCATGTACGACGCCTCGCTTGACCAGTTTTACCCGCATCAATGGGTGAAACCAAACGTTTGGTCGGTCCTCACCGGCATGCGGCACTGGTCCGATGCCGGCAATTTCGCCTCCGTCAGTGCCTTCGCGCAATACGGAAATTTCAGCGAGTTCAAATCTTTCGACAAAAGATATGACGAGCTGATCGGCTATATCAACAAACGTCTCCGCCGGACCAGGACGCAATTGAGGGGCGCCGTGGGCGGAAGAGCCGCTCCTTTGAGTAAGGCCACGACAGTGCAACCCGCCCCGGAAAGTGACGTCAACGAGGACAGGGGTTTCATGAGCGTAAGCGAACCGGAGATGAACAAGCGCCGTGACGTCAGATACAAAGCAGCCAGTGATCCGAATGCCCCGGATGTCGACCAGCCTACCCCGGCTATCCGCAAGAATTTCAACGAAACCGCCTTCTTCTTCCCCGATTTGAAGACCGACAGCGAAGGCAACATTACCTTTTCTTTTACCATGCCGGAAGCGCTCACCCGATGGAAATTCCAGGCGCTCGCGCATACGCCGGAACTCGCTTTGGGTTACACCAGCAAGGAAATCGTTACGCAGAAAGACCTTATGGTGCAGCCCAATGCGCCGCGGTTTCTGCGCGAGGGCGACCGGATCAGCTTTCCCGTGAAGGTGGTCAATCTGGGAAGCACTTCGTTGAGCGGCGAAGTATCGCTCTCCCTTTCCGACCCCGAAACCAATGCCTCGCTGGACAAGCTCTTTAAAATCGAAAAGCCGTCGAGTCAGTTTTCCATCGCGGCAGGGCAGAGCAGCACGGCATTTTTTACTTTGGAAATACCAAAAGGTTTCAACAAAATGGTCACCTGGCGGGCAATCGCAAAGGCTGGAAATCTGTCGGATGGCGAGGAAAACCTGTTGCCGGTGCTGCCCAATCGCATGCTGGTGACCGAGAGTATGCCCATTTCGATGAAAGGCAATGGTACAAAGCATTTTACATTTGAAAAACTCCGCAATTCGTCTAAATCGGCGACCCTAACACATCAGTCGGTTACCGTAGAATACAGCAGCAACCCGGCCTGGTACGCAGTGCAGGCATTGCCTTACCTGATGGAATATCCCTACGAATGCGCGGAGCAGACCTGGAACCGGTATTATGCCAATTCGCTCGCCTCGCAGGTGATCAATGCGTCACCGCGGATCGCAGAGGTTTTCAAGTCATGGAAAGGGACCGATGCCTTGCAGAGCAGTCTTTCTAAAAATGAGGAATTGAAGTCGCTGCTCGTGCAGGAAACGCCCTGGGTTTTGGCTGCTAAAACCGAAGAAGCGCAAAAACGGAACATCGCATTGCTATTTGACCTCGCCAAAATGGAGAACGAGCTAAATGCGAACATGCGTAAATTGCAGGAAATGCAAAGCCCCAACGGAGGCTTTTGCTGGTTCAAAGGCGGCCCCGACGACCGCTACATCACACAGTACATTGTGATTGGAATCAGGCATTTACAAAAAATAAATGGCATCGCACCATTGCAGCAACCGGCCATCAACGCCATCCTCGACAAAGCGATCCCCTACCTCGACAAGCGCATCGAAGAAGATTACAACCGGCTTGTCAAGTCGAAAACGAACCTGGACAAATATGTCCCCGGCGCTTCGGAAATACAATATCTGTACGCCCGCAGCTTCTTTGTCGTGCCCATTCCGGCCGCCACGCAGAAAGCCTACACCTACTACCGCGAACGCGCCAGGCTCACGTGGACTTCGCAATCGAAGTTCCTGCAAGGCATGACGGCCCTGATGTGCCACCGCACGAAAGACAGCAAAACAGCCGGACAGATCCTCGAATCGCTACGGCAAACTGCCGTTCGCAACGAAGAGCTCGGCATGTACTGGAAAACCAGCCAACGCAGCTGGTGGTGGCAAGAGGCGCCCATCGAACGCCAGGCATTGCTGATCGAGGCATTCCAGGAGATCGCCAACGACCAGGCCACCGTGGCGGATTTGAAAACCTGGCTCCTCAAAAACAAGCAAACCAATAGTTGGGAAAGCACCAAAGCCACCGCGGAGGCCTGCTATGCGCTCCTCATGAACGGAAGCGACTGGCTCGCCGAGTCCCCGCAAACTGCCGTTCGCCTCGGCGGCACGGAAGTTAGTTCCAAAGAACAAAAAGCTGAAAATGGCACCGGGTATTTCAAAAAAACCATTGACTCAGGAATCACTGCACAAATGGGTAATGTGGACGTTGTGGTGAATGGACAATCGGGCACTTCCCAGCTCCCGTCGTGGGGCGCCATTTACTGGCAATATTTCGAAGATCTAGACAAAATCACCTTCGCCGATACGCCGCTCAAACTCAGCAAACAGCTTTTCGTAGAAACCAACACTGACTCCGGCCCCGTGCTCACACCGGTGCGTGAGGGCGGAACGGTGAAAGTAGGTGATAAAATCAAAGTCCGCATCGAGCTGCGTGTGGACCGTGATATGGAATATGTGCATATGAAAGACATGCGCGCTTCCGGCCTCGAACCGGTGAATGTCCTGAGCGGCTACCGCTGGCAGGGCGGCCTGGGATACTACGAAAGCACCCGCGACGCGAGCACCAATTTTTTCTTCAATGCATTGCGCAAAGGAACTTACGTGTTCGAATACCCGCTTTTTATCACTCACGAAGGCGATTTCAGCAATGGCATCACCACCATCCAATGCATGTACGCACCGGAATTTACCGCCCACAGCGAGGGCGTCCGATTGAAAGCATTACCTGCGAAGTAA
- a CDS encoding DegT/DnrJ/EryC1/StrS family aminotransferase — protein MSSKTRQLAINGGPKTIEKTFPWPIYDESEVNAVAAVVAGGKWGNPDCGDEVERFERAFAEYCGSKYAITCVNGSVSLRLALMACGVEPGDEVIVPPYTFITTASSVIECNCVPVFVDIDPETYNISPAAIEAAITPRTKVIIPVHFGGLACDMDAIMDIAKRHQLKVIEDAAHGHGAEYKGKKLGSIGHVGSFSFQSSKNLTSGEGGIVITDDDELYAIMHSLRNVGRVEGGQWYEHYNPGCNYRITQMQAVLLSAQLKRLEAQTRKRNGNGLYLNGLLENIEGIAPLKRTEAVTLHGYHIYIFKYDASEFGGLPKSEFAAMLAAEGVPSFKGYPHPLYKQPLFQNKTWMCYAIPDTADYSQTHCPVAEQACDTDAIWILQHAMLGERADMEAFASAILKIQEAAR, from the coding sequence ATGAGCAGCAAAACCCGACAACTTGCCATTAACGGCGGACCCAAAACCATCGAAAAGACGTTCCCGTGGCCTATTTATGATGAAAGCGAAGTAAATGCCGTAGCTGCGGTCGTGGCGGGGGGCAAATGGGGCAATCCCGATTGCGGGGATGAAGTGGAGCGCTTCGAGCGGGCATTCGCGGAGTATTGCGGAAGTAAATATGCTATTACGTGCGTGAACGGCTCAGTATCGCTCCGACTGGCGCTTATGGCCTGCGGGGTGGAGCCGGGCGACGAGGTGATCGTGCCGCCGTACACGTTTATCACCACGGCGTCGTCGGTGATCGAATGCAACTGCGTGCCGGTGTTCGTGGACATCGATCCGGAAACCTACAATATCAGTCCGGCCGCGATTGAGGCAGCCATCACGCCGCGTACGAAAGTGATCATTCCGGTACATTTCGGCGGGCTTGCCTGCGATATGGACGCGATCATGGATATTGCGAAGCGCCATCAGCTGAAAGTGATCGAAGACGCCGCGCACGGGCATGGGGCCGAGTATAAAGGCAAAAAATTAGGTTCGATCGGGCATGTGGGCAGTTTCAGTTTTCAATCCTCCAAAAATCTCACCTCCGGCGAAGGCGGCATCGTGATTACCGATGACGACGAGCTCTACGCGATTATGCATTCGCTCCGCAATGTAGGCCGCGTTGAAGGCGGACAATGGTATGAGCATTACAATCCCGGCTGCAACTACCGCATTACCCAAATGCAGGCCGTGCTGCTCAGCGCACAGCTCAAACGGCTGGAAGCACAAACGCGAAAAAGAAATGGCAATGGGTTGTATTTGAATGGTTTATTAGAGAATATTGAAGGCATAGCCCCGCTCAAACGAACGGAAGCCGTCACTTTACACGGGTATCATATCTACATTTTCAAATATGACGCATCGGAGTTCGGCGGGCTGCCCAAAAGCGAATTTGCGGCGATGCTTGCAGCCGAAGGAGTTCCGAGCTTCAAGGGCTACCCGCATCCGCTCTACAAGCAGCCCCTTTTTCAGAACAAAACCTGGATGTGCTACGCCATTCCCGACACCGCCGATTACAGCCAGACGCATTGCCCGGTGGCGGAGCAGGCTTGTGACACCGATGCCATATGGATTCTCCAACATGCCATGCTGGGAGAGCGGGCCGACATGGAAGCTTTTGCAAGTGCTATTTTAAAAATTCAGGAGGCAGCCAGGTAA
- a CDS encoding nucleotidyltransferase family protein, with protein MDALSDIVQILKELKPELTDKYHVSSIGLFGSIVRDDFTIDSDVDIIVDFSQPVGVEFIDLANLIEDRIGKPVDLFSRNGVKPRYYQEIASEIIYI; from the coding sequence ATGGACGCACTGTCAGACATCGTTCAGATATTGAAAGAACTAAAACCAGAGCTTACGGATAAATATCATGTAAGCTCAATCGGCTTGTTCGGCTCGATTGTACGTGACGATTTCACTATCGACAGCGATGTGGACATTATTGTAGATTTCAGCCAACCTGTTGGCGTCGAATTCATCGATTTGGCAAATCTCATTGAAGACCGAATCGGCAAACCCGTGGATCTGTTTTCAAGAAATGGCGTCAAACCGCGATATTATCAAGAGATCGCTTCCGAAATAATTTATATCTAG
- a CDS encoding HepT-like ribonuclease domain-containing protein yields the protein MEDDKTVDAVIRNFEIIGEAASRLPEEFRDRHTTVDWHKIRGFRNRIVHDYFGIDYAIVWDIKTQYLPHLLAELSKLNL from the coding sequence ATCGAGGATGACAAAACGGTTGACGCTGTAATCAGAAATTTTGAAATTATCGGCGAAGCTGCAAGCCGCCTACCTGAAGAATTCAGGGATCGTCACACCACAGTTGACTGGCACAAGATCCGGGGTTTTAGAAACCGCATCGTCCACGACTACTTCGGTATAGATTACGCCATTGTCTGGGATATCAAAACGCAGTACTTGCCCCACCTTCTAGCTGAATTGAGTAAGCTGAATTTGTAG
- a CDS encoding glycerophosphodiester phosphodiesterase family protein: MTRITLSAFLLLLLVFKTSAQVRPIRKEFLNPNSKNVLVASHRAVHHELPENSLPAIREAIRLGVDIIEIDVKVSKDGIPMLMHDGKVDRTTTGNGDLETQTFDDLRKLRLVSNGQVTDEMIPTLQEALQVAKGRILVDLDLKTEQIDKVIKVVKKMNAEKYVFFFDSDYEVLSKVDAASKKYMIMPRAYSHVMADSALTRFQPEVIHIDSKFYTAEVCAAIRKRGARVWINALGATDEQIRKGNAREAIKNLTSAGANVIQTDEPEKVMVTLREMGLRR; encoded by the coding sequence ATGACCCGGATTACATTATCTGCTTTTTTGTTGCTTTTGCTGGTTTTCAAAACGTCCGCACAGGTTCGTCCGATCCGCAAAGAGTTTTTAAATCCAAATTCTAAAAATGTGCTGGTGGCGTCGCATCGCGCGGTGCACCATGAATTACCCGAAAACTCCCTTCCCGCGATCCGCGAGGCGATCAGGCTGGGCGTTGACATCATCGAAATAGACGTTAAGGTGAGTAAGGATGGCATACCGATGCTCATGCACGACGGCAAGGTCGATCGCACGACCACCGGCAACGGTGATCTCGAAACGCAAACATTCGACGATTTGCGGAAGCTCCGGCTCGTTTCTAATGGGCAGGTCACGGACGAAATGATTCCCACACTGCAAGAAGCATTGCAGGTTGCGAAAGGACGGATACTGGTCGACCTGGACCTGAAAACGGAGCAGATTGACAAGGTGATCAAAGTGGTGAAAAAAATGAATGCAGAGAAGTATGTATTCTTTTTTGACAGCGATTACGAGGTGCTTTCGAAGGTGGACGCCGCTTCTAAAAAGTACATGATCATGCCCCGGGCATACTCGCATGTAATGGCCGACTCTGCGCTGACGCGCTTCCAACCGGAGGTAATCCATATAGATTCGAAGTTCTACACGGCGGAAGTCTGCGCTGCGATCCGCAAGCGCGGTGCAAGGGTATGGATCAACGCCCTGGGTGCCACGGACGAGCAAATCAGGAAAGGAAATGCCCGGGAGGCAATTAAAAACCTAACCAGCGCCGGCGCAAATGTCATCCAAACCGACGAGCCGGAGAAAGTGATGGTTACTTTGCGGGAGATGGGGTTGCGCAGATAG
- a CDS encoding purple acid phosphatase family protein gives MINNKRMLWGALLCPLWMSFYPEKGEQPEKTVKEVIDRVVTKFYENLTPAQLDTISDAYVLSALSDQDKEILATRFWTFEVNVPVRVSVMRHKGQKVPPFWLEKSGFKKTSMLVRNEEYTYEVWQKDFGKGNIGLGINGFDKDRPVYFTTVAPLDKAEKLTVSNVVPAQYALGTMQKGAFTYHDWDSLVLTEVPDELNGQVLFTTVRGRAREAHLVNAFRTTPIPSSDKPDQVMMTWSGDPATTAAIQWRTSPKVLKSRVKYWKSGSSDTLFTDASAFNMEDRLLQNDRFVNRFTAQLKGLSPGSLYQYSIGTGSSRWSAPSSFQTASDQVRDFSFIWFGDTHFSKIWGDMARKSIKRHPETAFFSIAGDLVTTGLHRDDWDQLWAYAGPTFTTRPLMPVPGNHDSQDGLGAWMYKEMFSLPENGPAGQPSEMTYAFKYQDALFLMVDATLSVPEQSAWIENQLKNSKARWKFAMFHFPPYNFEEPYDEIQREWCSLFDKYHVDMVMSGHMHYYLRTKPMFNQKEAASPAKGTIYTMSISIPGKQERWPDEDYAVVRYKDGPLYQHISIKGNTLHYKCYNPEGEVKDELTITK, from the coding sequence ATGATCAACAATAAAAGAATGCTTTGGGGGGCACTGCTATGCCCTCTCTGGATGTCGTTTTACCCGGAAAAGGGCGAGCAGCCCGAGAAAACGGTGAAAGAGGTAATCGACCGCGTGGTGACGAAGTTTTATGAAAACCTGACGCCGGCGCAGCTCGATACCATCTCCGATGCATATGTGCTCAGCGCCCTCAGCGATCAGGATAAGGAGATATTGGCGACGCGGTTCTGGACGTTTGAGGTGAATGTGCCTGTGCGGGTGTCGGTCATGCGGCATAAAGGGCAGAAAGTACCGCCTTTCTGGCTCGAAAAGAGTGGTTTCAAGAAAACTTCGATGCTTGTTCGCAACGAAGAATACACTTATGAAGTGTGGCAAAAGGATTTTGGTAAGGGCAATATCGGCTTGGGCATCAATGGTTTTGACAAAGACAGGCCCGTTTATTTTACAACTGTAGCACCGCTGGATAAAGCGGAAAAGCTCACCGTTTCGAACGTCGTTCCGGCACAATACGCGCTCGGAACAATGCAAAAAGGCGCTTTTACCTATCACGATTGGGACAGCCTGGTGCTCACCGAAGTTCCTGACGAGCTGAACGGTCAGGTTCTCTTCACTACCGTGCGTGGCCGAGCGCGCGAGGCGCATTTGGTCAATGCATTCAGAACAACGCCTATACCTTCTTCCGACAAGCCGGATCAGGTAATGATGACGTGGAGCGGCGACCCCGCTACCACGGCCGCTATCCAATGGCGCACCAGTCCAAAAGTGCTCAAAAGCCGGGTGAAATACTGGAAATCGGGCAGCTCCGACACGCTTTTTACGGATGCCTCGGCATTTAATATGGAAGACCGGCTGTTGCAGAACGACCGTTTCGTGAACCGTTTTACCGCCCAACTGAAAGGACTCAGCCCGGGTTCGCTTTACCAGTATTCCATCGGGACGGGGTCATCGCGGTGGTCGGCACCTTCGTCATTCCAGACCGCCTCCGACCAAGTGCGGGACTTTTCGTTCATCTGGTTCGGCGACACGCATTTTTCGAAGATTTGGGGTGATATGGCTCGAAAATCGATCAAAAGACATCCTGAAACAGCGTTTTTCTCCATAGCCGGCGACCTCGTAACGACCGGCCTGCACCGCGACGACTGGGATCAGCTCTGGGCGTATGCGGGACCGACATTCACTACACGTCCGCTCATGCCGGTGCCGGGCAACCACGACAGCCAGGATGGCCTCGGGGCGTGGATGTACAAAGAGATGTTCAGCCTGCCCGAGAATGGCCCCGCCGGTCAGCCTTCGGAAATGACGTATGCATTCAAATATCAGGACGCATTGTTCCTGATGGTCGACGCTACGCTTTCGGTGCCGGAGCAGAGCGCCTGGATCGAAAATCAGCTCAAAAACTCGAAAGCGAGGTGGAAATTCGCGATGTTCCATTTCCCTCCCTATAATTTCGAGGAGCCGTACGACGAGATCCAGCGCGAATGGTGTTCGCTTTTTGACAAATACCACGTGGATATGGTCATGAGCGGGCATATGCATTACTACCTGCGCACGAAGCCGATGTTCAACCAGAAGGAAGCCGCAAGCCCTGCGAAGGGAACAATTTACACGATGTCCATCAGCATCCCGGGCAAGCAAGAACGCTGGCCGGACGAAGATTATGCGGTGGTCCGGTACAAGGACGGCCCGCTGTACCAGCACATTTCGATCAAAGGGAATACGCTGCATTATAAATGCTACAATCCCGAAGGCGAGGTGAAGGACGAGCTCACGATCACAAAATAG